A genomic stretch from Aedes albopictus strain Foshan chromosome 2, AalbF5, whole genome shotgun sequence includes:
- the LOC115265183 gene encoding uncharacterized protein K02A2.6-like, with protein sequence MERVLKGIPGVKVFVDDILIFASSKREHDIALKAVMRRLEEYGITVNQKKCSLGKQEVEFMGHILSVDGIRPTMDKVETIKRLREPKTTEELRSFLGMITYLGRFIPELSTLTAPLRQLLRKDAAFNWGSDQEEAFRKLKDTLKNPKNLGYYSPHDKTIVIADAGPTGLGAVLLQEKKGRKRVICYISKGLSEAEKSYAQNEKEALALVWATERLQIYLRGLTFLLLTDHEPLKVIFGPNHVSCPRIDRWAMRLQSFRFVVIHIPGKVNIADPLSRLPTYTKCKTYDQFGEETIYAIVQKAMPTALTTEDVISHTKSDTELAVVKEALNTGRWHDGVKKFAPFKDELYCCKELLMRGEKIVVPQSLQKRVLSLAHIGHPGIERSKQRLRSKVWWPSMDKDVEVAVRKCLDCQIVGKAVPPEPMALSKIPENPWEFLSMDMLGPLPSGESLLVVIDCYSRFKIVEVLRQTTSADIICKLKPLFMRMGLPCVLMTDNARNFTSKEFEDFCKALGIQLKRTTPYWPQANGEVERQNRAILKILRISEMNNTDWKTDLEEHNYVYALTPHPATGRSPAELAFGRQFRDWIPQLSSLRNRDEDVKDKDTTYKYNAKCQVDAARRAKESILEEGDQVLMKNMHPSNKLSATFLREPAQVMSKQGNSVIVQTPEGVQYRRNSSHLKKVYSPDPESKNTTIEDENEWETPTAIEISPESPGATEKATDSRPAPHQASPRGSIPRPGRHIKRPLRFDDYVMDVSVDGGD encoded by the coding sequence ATGGAACGAGTGctgaaaggaattcccggagtcaAAGTTTTTGTGGACGACATCCTCATCTTCGCCTCATCTAAGAGAGAACACGACATCGCACTGAAAGCGGTCATGCGCCGTTTGGAGGAGTACGGAATCACTGTCAACCAGAAAAAGTGTTCTTTGGGAAAGCAGGAGGTGGAATTCATGGGTCATATTCTTTCGGTTGATGGCATTCGACCGACCATGGACAAGGTGGAGACAATCAAACGACTGCGAGAACCGAAAACTACTGAAGAATTGCGAAGCTTCTTGGGAATGATTACTTACCTTGGCAGGTTCATTCCGGAGCTGTCGACGCTGACAGCTCCACTGCGTCAGCTGCTCAGAAAGGATGCTGCATTCAACTGGGGCTCCGACCAGGAAGAGGCGTTTCGAAAACTGAAGGATACTTTGAAAAATCCCAAGAATCTCGGCTATTATTCTCCCCATGACAAGACCATCGTAATTGCGGATGCAGGACCAACCGGTCTCGGTGCCGTTTTGCTCCAGGAGAAGAAAGGGCGCAAAAGAGTTATTTGCTACATCAGCAAAGGGCTCTCTGAGGCTGAAAAGTCCTACGCCCAAAACGAAAAGGAAGCGCTTGCGTTAGTGTGGGCCACAGAACGATTGCAAATATATCTACGGGGATtgacatttcttcttcttaccgATCACGAGCCACTTAAGGTTATCTTTGGGCCTAATCACGTGTCTTGCCCGAGGATTGATCGGTGGGCTATGCGTCTGCAATCTTTTCGATTCGTCGTTATCCACATCCCAGGTAAAGTTAATATAGCTGATCCGCTGTCAAGATTGCCGACCTACACAAAATGCAAAACGTACGACCAATTTGGTGAAGAAACCATCTACGCGATTGTGCAAAAAGCAATGCCTACTGCACTAACCACAGAAGACGTCATTAGCCATACCAAGTCAGATACAGAACTTGCAGTTGTGAAGGAGGCTCTCAATACTGGTCGTTGGCATGATGGAGTAAAGAAGTTTGCACCGTTCAAAGACGAGCTGTACTGTTGCAAGGAACTACTGATGCGAGGTGAGAAAATAGTCGTTCCTCAAAGTCTTCAGAAGCGGGTCCTATCCTTGGCGCACATTGGACATCCTGGTATAGAAAGGTCAAAACAGCGACTCCGTTCCAAAGTGTGGTGGCCTTCTATGGATAAAGATGTGGAGGTAGCAGTACGTAAGTGTTTGGATTGTCAAATTGTAGGAAAGGCCGTTCCCCCAGAACCAATGGCGTTAAGCAAGATTCCTGAAAATCCTTGGGAGTTTCTCAGTATGGACATGTTAGGTCCATTACCTTCTGGAGAATCACTGTTGGTGGTCATCGATTGCTACAGTCGCTTCAAAATAGTGGAGGTGTTGCGGCAGACCACTTCAGCGGATATCATCTGCAAACTGAAACCGTTGTTTATGCGTATGGGTCTTCCTTGTGTTCTTATGACCGATAATGCAAGAAACTTCACGAGTAAGGAATTCGAAGATTTTTGCAAGGCATTGGGTATCCAGTTGAAACGCACCACTCCGTATTGGCCGCAAGCGAATGGCGAAGTGGAGCGCCAAAACAGAGCCATTCTGAAAATTCTGAGGATCTCCGAGATGAATAATACGGATTGGAAAACGGATTTGGAGGAGCACAACTACGTGTATGCGTTGACGCCTCATCCAGCAACAGGGCGTTCTCCAGCGGAACTAGCGTTTGGTCGTCAATTTCGAGACTGGATACCTCAACTCTCTAGTCTCCGAAACCGCGATGAAGATGTCAAGGATAAAGATACAACCTACAAATACAACGCTAAATGCCAAGTTGATGCAGCAAGGAGGGCTAAGGAATCGATTCTTGAAGAGGGTGACCAGGTTCTAATGAAAAACATGCATCCTTCAAACAAACTTTCTGCCACATTTCTTCGGGAACCAGCGCAGGTGATGAGCAAACAAGGCAACTCAGTCATCGTTCAAACTCCGGAAGGCGTACAATATCGGAGGAACTCATCGCATCTGAAGAAAGTTTACTCTCCGGATCCGGAAAGCAAGAACACCACAATCGAAGACGAGAATGAGTGGGAAACTCCAACGGCAATAGAAATCTCACCTGAGTCTCCAGGTGCTACAGAAAAGGCGACTGACTCGAGGCCTGCACCGCATCAAGCTTCGCCGCGAGGAAGCATTCCCAGACCGGGCAGACATATCAAGCGACCACTTCGATTTGATGACTATGTCATGGATGTTAGCGTCGATGGAGGAGACTAA